One part of the [Synechococcus] sp. NIES-970 genome encodes these proteins:
- the chlB gene encoding light-independent protochlorophyllide reductase, B subunit yields MKLAYWMYAGPAHIGTLRIASSFKNVHAIMHAPLGDDYFNVMRSMLERERNFTPVTTSVVDRNVLARGSQEKVVDNIVRKDQEEAPDLIVLTPTCTSSILQEDLENFVSRAQLEAKGDVILADVNHYRFNELQAGDRTLQQIVKFYLDKAQKQGDLATEKTAQPSVNILGISTLGFHNNHDIRELKTLMADLGITINLVVPDKASVHDLKKLPQAWFNLVPYRELGLATAQYLAQTFDQPYVDITPMGVVETARCIRAIQAIVNSRRVTADYDAFIEEQTLHVSQAAWFSRSIDCQNLTGKRAIVFGDNTHAAAMTKILAREMGIHVVLAGTYCKYDADWFRQEVSEYCDDILISEDHGEIADAIARLEPAAIFGTQMERHVGKRLNIPCGVIAAPIHIQNFPIGYRPFLGYEGTNQIADLVYNSFTLGMEDHLLEIFGGHDTKEVITTTMSAGSDLNWTTEAQGQLQKIPGFVRGKVKRNTEKYARNQGLNEISLEVLYAAKESVGA; encoded by the coding sequence ATGAAACTTGCCTATTGGATGTATGCAGGCCCGGCCCACATCGGCACTTTACGCATTGCCAGTTCCTTCAAAAATGTCCATGCGATTATGCACGCTCCCTTAGGCGATGACTATTTCAATGTGATGCGCTCAATGCTAGAGCGGGAACGCAATTTTACCCCTGTTACTACCAGTGTCGTCGATCGCAATGTCCTGGCGCGGGGCTCCCAGGAAAAGGTCGTTGATAACATTGTCCGCAAAGACCAAGAAGAAGCCCCCGATCTGATTGTCCTGACCCCCACTTGCACCTCGAGCATTCTCCAGGAAGATCTGGAAAATTTTGTCAGCCGCGCCCAGCTCGAAGCAAAAGGGGACGTGATCCTTGCCGACGTGAACCACTACCGTTTCAATGAACTCCAGGCAGGCGATCGCACCCTCCAGCAAATCGTCAAATTCTATTTAGATAAAGCCCAAAAACAGGGAGACCTCGCCACCGAAAAAACGGCACAACCATCGGTGAATATTCTCGGCATTTCTACCCTCGGATTCCATAACAACCATGACATCCGCGAATTAAAAACCCTGATGGCAGATCTCGGTATCACCATCAATTTAGTTGTACCAGACAAAGCCTCGGTTCATGATTTGAAAAAATTGCCCCAAGCTTGGTTTAATCTCGTGCCTTACCGAGAGTTGGGCTTGGCTACGGCGCAATATCTTGCACAAACATTTGACCAGCCCTACGTGGATATTACCCCCATGGGTGTGGTGGAAACGGCCCGCTGTATCCGTGCCATCCAAGCGATTGTGAACAGCCGGAGAGTAACAGCAGATTACGACGCTTTTATCGAGGAACAAACCCTCCATGTGTCCCAGGCGGCCTGGTTTAGCCGTTCCATCGACTGTCAAAATTTAACCGGCAAAAGGGCGATTGTCTTTGGAGATAATACCCACGCCGCCGCCATGACCAAAATTCTCGCGCGGGAAATGGGGATCCATGTGGTCCTCGCAGGCACCTACTGCAAATATGATGCGGACTGGTTTCGCCAGGAAGTGAGTGAATATTGTGATGACATCTTAATTAGCGAAGACCATGGGGAAATTGCCGATGCGATCGCCCGTTTGGAACCTGCTGCTATTTTCGGGACGCAAATGGAGCGCCATGTGGGTAAACGGCTAAACATTCCCTGTGGTGTCATTGCAGCACCGATTCATATCCAAAATTTCCCCATCGGTTATCGGCCTTTCTTGGGCTACGAAGGCACCAATCAAATCGCAGATTTGGTCTACAACTCTTTCACCCTAGGCATGGAAGACCATCTGCTCGAAATTTTTGGGGGCCACGATACCAAAGAAGTGATCACCACAACCATGTCCGCAGGGTCCGACCTCAACTGGACCACAGAAGCCCAGGGACAACTCCAGAAAATTCCTGGCTTTGTGCGGGGCAAGGTGAAGCGTAACACCGAAAAATACGCCCGCAACCAGGGGCTCAACGAAATCTCCCTAGAAGTGCTCTATGCGGCGAAGGAGTCTGTCGGCGCTTAA
- a CDS encoding hypothetical protein (conserved hypothetical protein) yields the protein MGRLLTNATMAELKIPHRDILSLNLEPIKILVQSILLDNALADHEQKFQLIIDFPRESNDPRELSEIPEVRLWFVRLDAVFPWFPFLLDWKSGELGRYAAMLVPHQFHRTEGIQYNPEALEIFVMGKVFCLSEVLPEFDIQPQSRVKAIAQLLGYDLDDEFLNSITA from the coding sequence ATGGGAAGACTGTTGACCAATGCAACCATGGCAGAGCTCAAAATTCCCCACCGCGATATCCTCAGTCTCAATCTAGAGCCCATCAAAATTTTGGTACAGTCCATTCTGTTGGACAATGCCCTGGCTGATCATGAGCAAAAGTTTCAGTTAATCATCGATTTCCCCCGGGAAAGCAATGATCCCCGCGAGCTATCAGAAATTCCTGAAGTTCGTCTCTGGTTTGTACGCCTTGATGCTGTTTTTCCCTGGTTTCCTTTTCTGCTCGACTGGAAAAGTGGCGAACTAGGCCGCTATGCAGCAATGCTTGTCCCCCATCAGTTTCATCGCACCGAAGGGATTCAATACAACCCTGAAGCCCTCGAAATTTTTGTGATGGGTAAAGTCTTTTGTCTCAGTGAAGTACTCCCTGAATTTGACATCCAACCCCAATCACGGGTGAAGGCGATCGCCCAGCTCCTCGGCTACGACCTAGACGATGAATTTTTAAATAGCATTACCGCCTAG
- the fmt gene encoding methionyl-tRNA formyltransferase, with product MVKVVFFGTPQFAVPHLEALLAQPDIEVLGVVTQPDKRRGRGSQLIPSAVKKVAIAHNLPVWQPKRIKKDPETLAMLENLQADVFAVVAYGQLLSSQILQMPRLGCVNGHGSLLPKYRGAAPIQWSLVEGETVTGMTTMLMDEGMDTGAMLLKSEIPLNLWINAQDLAVQMARSGAALLTETLIKLARGSIVPTPQDPDQATYAPLIKKEDFSLDWQKGAIALHNQVRGFYPSCVTTCRDKPLKVLETVPIVPECFDQYPPEYEPLKPLIGSTGKVGEIVAIAKKFGPVIQTGDGLLLLKQVQPSGKKPQSGWDVMNGLRLDIGESLLS from the coding sequence ATGGTTAAAGTTGTCTTTTTCGGTACGCCCCAATTTGCGGTGCCCCATTTGGAAGCGCTTCTGGCCCAGCCAGACATTGAGGTGCTAGGGGTCGTCACCCAACCGGATAAGCGCCGGGGCCGGGGTAGCCAGCTGATCCCCTCAGCGGTCAAAAAAGTGGCGATCGCCCACAATTTACCCGTATGGCAACCGAAGCGGATCAAGAAAGACCCTGAAACTTTAGCGATGCTCGAAAACCTGCAAGCCGATGTGTTTGCGGTGGTCGCCTATGGCCAGTTGCTGTCGTCGCAAATTCTCCAGATGCCCCGACTCGGTTGCGTCAATGGCCATGGTTCCCTGCTGCCAAAATATCGTGGGGCCGCGCCGATCCAATGGAGTTTAGTCGAGGGGGAAACGGTGACAGGGATGACCACCATGCTCATGGATGAGGGGATGGATACTGGGGCCATGCTTTTAAAATCAGAAATTCCTCTGAATCTGTGGATAAATGCCCAAGATTTAGCGGTGCAAATGGCCCGTTCTGGGGCGGCTTTACTCACAGAAACTTTAATCAAATTGGCCCGAGGAAGTATCGTCCCCACTCCCCAAGATCCAGATCAAGCTACCTATGCACCTTTAATTAAAAAAGAAGATTTTTCCTTAGATTGGCAGAAAGGGGCGATCGCCTTACATAACCAAGTGCGCGGTTTTTATCCCAGTTGTGTCACCACCTGCCGCGATAAACCATTAAAAGTCCTCGAAACTGTCCCCATTGTGCCGGAATGTTTCGACCAGTATCCGCCAGAATATGAACCCCTCAAGCCATTGATTGGGAGTACAGGCAAAGTTGGAGAAATTGTGGCGATCGCCAAAAAGTTTGGCCCCGTGATCCAGACAGGAGATGGTCTCTTACTTCTAAAACAGGTGCAACCCAGCGGCAAAAAGCCCCAATCCGGCTGGGATGTGATGAATGGGCTGCGCTTGGATATTGGTGAGTCGTTGCTTTCTTGA
- a CDS encoding ABC transporter, ATP-binding protein, with amino-acid sequence MTENLALGYRRRPLLENLNVAIAQGQFVCLVGANGAGKSTLIRILAGLETPQKGNVWLQGERLDKLNGPQRAKRLSLVLTNRVDLAWISVLELVALGRYPYTDWQGRLGPEDQKIVREAIAAVGLTALQDQPLNNISDGERQKAMIARALAQATSLILLDEPTAYLDLPRRVEVMQLLRSLAHQRGRTVLMSTHDLDLALRCADQLWLITPDQTLVVGTPEELALQGYLGRTFSSDIFCFDQTSGQFQLHHQWRSPIQFQGEGLVATWTERALNRLGFEVVQGPCPLHLELKAQPTRWILTRSPAEGSSWRDSPLEFTSLGDLSTHLQALQWEDC; translated from the coding sequence GTGACAGAAAATTTAGCTCTGGGTTATCGGCGACGCCCCCTCTTAGAAAATCTCAATGTGGCGATCGCCCAAGGACAGTTTGTCTGCCTGGTGGGGGCCAACGGCGCCGGAAAATCGACCCTAATCCGAATTTTGGCGGGTTTAGAAACGCCTCAGAAGGGTAATGTGTGGCTCCAGGGGGAACGCCTCGACAAACTCAACGGACCCCAGCGGGCGAAGCGCCTAAGTTTGGTACTGACAAACCGGGTCGATTTAGCCTGGATATCAGTGCTGGAATTGGTGGCTTTGGGACGTTACCCCTACACCGATTGGCAGGGACGCTTGGGGCCGGAGGACCAAAAAATTGTCCGGGAGGCGATCGCCGCCGTAGGCTTAACGGCCCTACAGGATCAGCCCCTGAATAATATCAGTGACGGTGAACGGCAAAAGGCAATGATTGCTAGGGCCTTAGCCCAGGCAACCAGTCTAATTTTGCTCGATGAACCCACTGCCTACCTAGACTTACCCCGGCGCGTAGAAGTGATGCAATTGCTGCGATCACTGGCTCACCAGCGGGGCCGTACAGTACTGATGTCTACCCATGACTTAGATTTAGCCCTGCGCTGCGCCGATCAGCTGTGGCTCATTACCCCCGACCAAACGCTTGTGGTCGGCACGCCCGAAGAATTGGCTCTCCAGGGTTATCTGGGGCGTACCTTTAGTAGTGACATTTTCTGTTTTGATCAAACCAGTGGCCAATTTCAATTACACCACCAATGGCGATCGCCCATCCAGTTTCAGGGAGAAGGACTGGTGGCCACCTGGACAGAACGGGCCTTAAATCGCCTAGGGTTTGAAGTGGTCCAGGGTCCTTGCCCGTTGCATTTAGAGCTCAAAGCACAACCCACCCGCTGGATTTTAACGAGAAGTCCGGCAGAGGGCAGTTCTTGGCGAGATTCCCCGCTCGAATTCACGAGTCTCGGCGATCTCAGTACCCATCTCCAAGCTTTACAATGGGAAGACTGTTGA
- the nuc gene encoding DNA/RNA non-specific endonuclease, whose protein sequence is MNMITKRIQYILKTRIGRRLAYGLLVGAALLIFRPTEHPAESPSSTATQNPATACPAHLPNGIPQGTPATNDLLVRSIYCLSANPETKFADWVAFRLDRETITGSSNQDREWAADPDLHRDVTLEPEDYRGAYQAHNYDRGHLAPLASFRGGNWYKTNYLSNITPQKADLNRGAWKDLEEYERDLVRRYGEVHTIVGTAYDARDSTSPRKTQLPNADEPHQIPDYFWRIITYNNTTEAYIFSQDTPLGADFRLGKISPRELEQYTGLTFSSE, encoded by the coding sequence ATGAATATGATTACAAAACGGATTCAATATATCCTTAAAACCCGCATTGGTAGACGATTGGCCTACGGCCTATTGGTCGGTGCGGCTCTCCTGATTTTTCGCCCCACAGAACATCCTGCAGAATCACCCAGCAGCACTGCAACCCAAAATCCGGCTACTGCCTGCCCGGCCCATCTCCCCAATGGCATTCCCCAGGGAACCCCCGCCACCAATGACTTACTTGTCCGTTCAATCTATTGCCTAAGTGCAAACCCTGAAACCAAGTTTGCCGACTGGGTGGCCTTCCGATTAGACCGAGAAACAATTACGGGGAGTTCCAACCAAGACCGCGAATGGGCCGCTGATCCAGACCTCCATAGGGACGTCACCCTAGAACCAGAAGACTATCGAGGTGCTTACCAAGCCCATAACTACGACCGGGGTCATCTTGCTCCCTTGGCTTCCTTTCGGGGGGGAAACTGGTACAAAACTAATTATCTCAGCAATATCACGCCCCAAAAAGCCGACCTCAACCGGGGTGCATGGAAAGACCTTGAAGAATATGAACGTGACCTCGTCAGGCGCTATGGCGAGGTCCATACTATTGTCGGCACTGCCTACGATGCCCGTGACTCAACATCGCCTCGAAAAACGCAACTCCCCAATGCCGACGAACCCCATCAAATCCCAGACTATTTTTGGCGGATCATCACCTACAACAACACCACTGAGGCTTATATTTTTTCCCAGGACACCCCCCTTGGTGCAGATTTTCGGCTCGGGAAAATTTCTCCTAGGGAGCTTGAACAGTATACGGGTTTAACGTTTAGCTCAGAATAA
- a CDS encoding hypothetical protein (conserved hypothetical protein), with translation MTQTFAPKPIQYAPGTIQRAAVAFACSPFQWQLLAAMKDQRVALGEIAGEQGIKAGYSRRSLSEVAVEDLMMWLIQVGLLRREVDGQGLTDSFRLTPLGRQVLAQWEKDPQGIQLSWWGRSQNWLQRWLSRFSV, from the coding sequence ATGACCCAAACCTTTGCACCCAAACCGATTCAGTATGCCCCAGGGACGATCCAGCGGGCAGCGGTGGCATTTGCCTGTAGTCCGTTCCAGTGGCAACTATTGGCCGCCATGAAGGATCAACGGGTCGCCCTTGGGGAAATCGCGGGGGAACAGGGCATCAAAGCTGGCTACAGTAGGCGATCGCTTTCTGAGGTAGCCGTGGAAGATCTGATGATGTGGCTGATTCAGGTGGGCCTGTTGCGCCGGGAAGTGGATGGCCAAGGACTCACTGATAGTTTTCGGTTGACGCCCCTCGGCCGCCAGGTATTAGCCCAGTGGGAAAAAGATCCCCAAGGGATCCAACTCTCTTGGTGGGGGCGATCGCAAAATTGGCTTCAGCGCTGGCTTAGTCGTTTCTCGGTCTAG
- a CDS encoding hypothetical protein (Trypsin-like serine protease, typically periplasmic, contain C-terminal PDZ domain), protein MVVAKISLKTLRWHFPGPIAGGREHPEPDYRLNTKVAMRRSKFIQRFTTHIVALCVGCAITFGAIQGSSQTLNQPLADTTPPLEVAAVPVPMTAGRNFVADAVARTGPAVVRIDTERTVVQRFQDPFMNDPFFREFFGDRFGMQFPSEQRQVVTGQGSGFITDRSGVILTNAHVVSGADRVTVTFKDGRSFEGEVKGADEVTDLAVVKIDPRNESIPVAPLGDSGGVEVGDWAIAVGNPVGLNNTVTLGIISTLERPSAQAGIPDKRVDFLQTDAAINPGNSGGPLLNAAGEVIGINTAIRRDAMGIGFAIPINKAKELEPTLAAGQQVPHPFIGIRMVSLTPDLARENNADPNSPVTLPEIQGVLVLGVVPGSPAESAGLRRGDVVTKIDGEAIANAQQLQAKVEGSGVNANLRLEVQRGEQTSNITVRTAQMQGMSQNSRP, encoded by the coding sequence ATGGTAGTTGCTAAAATTAGTCTTAAAACCTTGCGGTGGCATTTTCCCGGGCCCATAGCCGGCGGTCGCGAGCATCCCGAACCCGATTATAGATTGAATACAAAAGTTGCTATGAGACGATCAAAATTTATCCAGCGATTTACGACCCACATCGTTGCGCTCTGTGTGGGTTGTGCGATTACTTTTGGGGCGATCCAGGGCTCTAGCCAAACCCTCAATCAACCCCTAGCGGATACAACCCCCCCCCTAGAGGTGGCCGCAGTGCCTGTGCCCATGACGGCGGGTCGAAACTTTGTGGCCGATGCGGTAGCTCGGACTGGGCCAGCGGTGGTGCGCATCGATACAGAAAGAACTGTGGTGCAGCGTTTCCAAGATCCGTTTATGAATGATCCTTTCTTCCGGGAGTTTTTTGGCGATCGCTTCGGAATGCAATTCCCCAGTGAGCAACGTCAAGTTGTGACGGGCCAAGGCTCTGGTTTTATCACCGACCGCTCTGGGGTGATCCTCACCAATGCCCACGTCGTCAGTGGTGCCGACCGGGTAACGGTTACGTTCAAAGATGGCCGCAGTTTTGAAGGGGAAGTGAAAGGGGCCGATGAGGTAACGGATCTGGCCGTTGTGAAAATCGACCCCCGCAATGAATCAATCCCCGTTGCCCCCCTCGGTGATTCTGGCGGGGTAGAAGTCGGCGATTGGGCGATCGCCGTCGGGAATCCAGTCGGTCTAAACAATACTGTGACCTTAGGGATTATCAGCACCCTCGAACGTCCCTCGGCCCAGGCGGGTATCCCAGACAAACGGGTGGATTTTTTACAAACGGACGCGGCGATCAACCCGGGTAACTCCGGTGGCCCTCTCCTGAATGCGGCGGGGGAAGTAATTGGGATCAATACAGCCATTCGTCGAGATGCCATGGGGATTGGTTTTGCAATTCCCATCAACAAAGCGAAAGAGCTAGAACCGACCCTGGCCGCTGGTCAACAGGTACCCCACCCCTTCATCGGGATTCGCATGGTCAGCCTCACCCCAGACTTGGCCCGTGAAAACAATGCTGATCCGAATTCTCCGGTCACTCTCCCAGAAATTCAAGGCGTTTTGGTACTAGGGGTTGTTCCTGGTAGCCCGGCAGAGAGTGCCGGTTTACGGCGTGGCGATGTAGTCACGAAAATTGATGGTGAGGCGATCGCCAACGCCCAACAACTCCAAGCCAAGGTTGAAGGCAGTGGTGTCAATGCCAATTTGAGATTAGAAGTGCAGCGGGGTGAGCAGACAAGCAACATCACCGTGAGAACAGCTCAAATGCAGGGAATGAGCCAAAATTCTCGTCCCTAA
- the surE_2 gene encoding acid phosphatase SurE, producing the protein MRVLLTNDDGIDAPGIAALAKAIAPQVTTMVTVAPQTQMSECGHRFTMYAPISVEQRADSAYAVAGTPADCTRLGLTQFAPDVDWVLSGVNAGGNLGVDIYTSGTVAAVREATILGKRAIAFSHFIQRPLEIDWELVAHWTEKLFTTLQTQPLPAKHFWNVNFPHLMAASDPEIVFCERSTDPMQVIYEARAQHFHYIGSYPDRPRATGTDVDVCFSGNIAVTQIAL; encoded by the coding sequence ATGCGCGTTTTACTCACGAATGATGATGGCATCGATGCCCCCGGGATTGCGGCATTAGCAAAGGCGATCGCCCCCCAAGTGACCACCATGGTGACGGTCGCTCCCCAAACCCAAATGTCTGAATGCGGTCATCGCTTTACCATGTACGCCCCGATTTCTGTAGAACAACGGGCCGATAGTGCCTACGCAGTAGCAGGAACCCCTGCAGACTGTACCCGTTTGGGCCTGACTCAATTTGCGCCCGATGTGGATTGGGTGCTGTCTGGGGTCAATGCCGGGGGCAATCTCGGTGTCGATATCTATACCTCTGGAACTGTCGCCGCAGTCCGGGAAGCGACCATTCTTGGTAAGCGGGCGATCGCCTTTTCCCACTTTATCCAACGCCCCCTAGAGATTGACTGGGAGCTGGTGGCACATTGGACAGAAAAACTATTCACAACATTACAGACCCAACCCTTGCCAGCAAAGCATTTTTGGAATGTGAACTTCCCTCACCTCATGGCCGCATCAGACCCTGAAATCGTTTTTTGTGAGCGGAGCACCGACCCGATGCAGGTCATCTATGAAGCGCGCGCCCAGCACTTTCACTATATCGGCTCCTACCCTGACCGTCCCCGAGCTACTGGTACCGATGTGGATGTCTGCTTCTCCGGAAATATTGCCGTGACTCAAATTGCCCTGTAG
- the cobQ gene encoding putative cobyric acid synthase: MRAIAIFSPSRRSGKSWLTIALGRSLARSGWRVAPFQSQTEITQESYRINGLAEISQSAAWQAWAAQIPPTTGLNPVLLKAHHPADQSQASFQLLIQGRGIGTVSRTDYYQNYYEITRPLIRECLGQLQQDYDILLCDTYRHGLYYPIDADSDQNFELLKNLQPSTVGILLLDCKNEGELNQLWGLWQRLSPENRQLIRGIVLNQWQGDRPAADQVTQWITAQIQRPVLGYLPPLRDLAFSPSSALTFQKTDENLPQNKLRVQVLTLPHFQDYLEFDPLRSEPSLQLEFIDPTEPLGYPDAVIIPPTNQAIADLEQLQKYSYPQQLQDYLQAGGTILGIGNGATLCSQNLRLPNGKRQRALGLMPFEGQIQEATNAFLPQEEIISLFPWPTLLLKGRPLPWELLNYNLKSGYRQLFKTNNLGIINQNQSIWAIYLQGLFNNGPWRRFWLNTLRHKRGLTSLPTGIADFHECREMILETLANHIEQYLDLDFLLTEVKK, translated from the coding sequence ATGCGGGCGATCGCCATTTTTAGCCCTAGTCGTCGGTCTGGTAAATCGTGGCTGACCATCGCCTTGGGCCGCTCCCTAGCGCGTTCAGGGTGGCGAGTCGCCCCCTTCCAAAGTCAAACGGAAATCACCCAGGAGAGCTATCGGATCAATGGCCTCGCAGAAATTAGCCAGTCAGCTGCGTGGCAGGCCTGGGCCGCCCAAATTCCGCCGACCACAGGACTAAATCCGGTACTGCTTAAAGCTCATCACCCCGCAGACCAATCCCAAGCAAGCTTTCAACTGCTCATCCAGGGCCGAGGCATTGGCACCGTTAGCCGGACAGATTATTACCAAAACTATTACGAAATTACGCGCCCCTTAATTCGAGAATGCTTGGGGCAACTTCAACAAGATTACGATATTTTGCTGTGTGATACCTATCGCCACGGCCTCTACTACCCCATTGATGCCGACAGTGACCAAAACTTCGAATTGTTAAAAAATCTGCAGCCCTCCACAGTCGGTATCCTATTGCTAGATTGCAAAAACGAAGGGGAACTCAATCAACTCTGGGGTCTGTGGCAACGGCTTTCTCCAGAAAATCGCCAACTGATTCGAGGCATTGTGCTGAATCAGTGGCAAGGCGATCGCCCCGCTGCTGACCAGGTCACCCAATGGATCACAGCGCAGATCCAGCGTCCTGTTTTGGGTTATTTGCCGCCCCTCAGGGATTTAGCCTTTTCCCCCAGCAGTGCTTTAACATTTCAAAAAACCGATGAGAATCTGCCCCAAAATAAACTGCGGGTGCAAGTTTTAACACTGCCTCACTTTCAGGACTATCTAGAGTTTGACCCCCTACGGAGCGAGCCCTCCCTCCAATTAGAATTTATCGACCCCACAGAACCCTTAGGCTACCCCGACGCAGTGATTATTCCGCCCACCAATCAGGCGATCGCCGACCTGGAGCAACTCCAGAAATACAGCTATCCCCAACAACTCCAAGACTATCTTCAGGCCGGGGGGACGATTTTGGGCATTGGTAACGGTGCAACCCTCTGTAGCCAAAATCTCCGGCTACCCAACGGCAAACGACAACGGGCCCTCGGCCTAATGCCCTTTGAAGGTCAAATTCAAGAAGCAACAAATGCCTTCCTCCCCCAGGAGGAAATCATTTCGCTTTTCCCCTGGCCCACTCTGCTCCTCAAAGGTCGCCCTCTCCCCTGGGAGCTCCTTAACTACAACCTCAAAAGCGGCTATCGACAACTTTTCAAAACCAACAATCTAGGCATTATCAACCAAAACCAAAGCATTTGGGCCATTTATCTACAGGGCTTGTTTAACAATGGCCCCTGGCGTCGTTTCTGGCTCAACACCCTCCGTCACAAGCGCGGTTTGACCTCTCTGCCGACCGGAATCGCCGATTTTCATGAATGTCGGGAAATGATCTTAGAAACCCTAGCCAATCACATCGAACAATATTTAGATTTAGACTTCCTCTTGACAGAAGTAAAAAAATAA
- the fur gene encoding ferric uptake regulator, whose translation MIVNKLNLLKKMLVPSYDVSALKTELNAKGWRLTPQREKILGTFLNLPKGEHLSAEDLHQELLSQQENISLSTVYRSVKLMTRMGILRELELAEGHKHYELNQSQAHHHHLVCVQCNKTIEFEDVAINKHSIAQCQQQGFELLDCQLTITTICPEARLMGWPSALPHDWVCSRVKAQATLS comes from the coding sequence ATGATTGTCAATAAGCTGAACTTGTTGAAAAAAATGCTAGTACCTTCCTACGATGTGAGCGCCCTCAAGACGGAACTGAATGCTAAGGGTTGGCGGCTAACGCCCCAGCGGGAAAAAATTCTGGGTACATTCCTAAATTTACCGAAGGGAGAGCATCTCAGTGCGGAAGATTTACACCAAGAGCTCTTGAGCCAACAGGAAAACATTAGCCTTTCGACGGTATATCGTAGCGTCAAGTTGATGACCCGCATGGGCATTTTACGGGAACTAGAACTAGCAGAAGGTCACAAGCATTATGAATTAAACCAGTCCCAGGCCCACCACCACCACCTCGTCTGTGTGCAGTGCAATAAAACCATTGAATTTGAAGATGTGGCCATCAACAAACATAGCATTGCCCAATGTCAGCAACAGGGCTTTGAGCTCCTCGACTGTCAGTTAACAATTACGACCATTTGCCCGGAAGCGCGGTTGATGGGCTGGCCCTCGGCACTCCCCCATGATTGGGTCTGCTCCCGGGTGAAAGCCCAAGCGACCCTCAGCTGA
- a CDS encoding death-on-curing protein gives MKEPTWLNGADIYEIHKEIIAIFGGQSGILNPGLIISSLNKAKNLFHYTESPDLCQLAAVYGYGLIKNHCFLDGNKQVALIAVYTFLAINGFELIAPEQDVIQTFSDLAGTQASQAVAIETFAQWLRQNTHHHH, from the coding sequence ATGAAAGAACCTACTTGGCTCAATGGGGCAGATATCTATGAAATACATAAGGAAATCATCGCTATTTTTGGGGGCCAGTCAGGGATCTTGAATCCCGGATTAATTATCTCTAGCCTCAACAAAGCAAAAAATCTTTTTCATTACACAGAGTCCCCAGATCTTTGTCAATTAGCCGCTGTTTATGGCTATGGTCTCATCAAAAACCATTGTTTTCTTGACGGTAACAAACAAGTTGCTTTAATTGCTGTCTATACTTTTTTAGCGATCAATGGCTTTGAACTCATTGCCCCAGAACAAGACGTTATCCAGACGTTTTCAGACCTCGCAGGAACCCAAGCCTCCCAAGCCGTTGCCATCGAAACGTTTGCCCAGTGGCTCCGGCAAAATACCCACCACCATCATTAA
- a CDS encoding hypothetical protein (conserved hypothetical protein (DUF1001)): MSHSTDAQTLARWMAGEFSNEAQALANPPLWAHIKVCMRPLPNSFFDGYGLYLEQAYSSDTSAPYRLRLFHIKPVGDHLELIHYKPQEAVKSKYIGAARNPGMMQQFAMADLEPMPGCDMIVTWSGTSFKGTVQEGKGCRVVRYNKESYLDNSFEITDNALISIDRGRDPVTDQILWGSLAGAFEFEKINNFSGEVQPH; this comes from the coding sequence ATGTCCCACTCTACCGACGCCCAAACCTTGGCCCGCTGGATGGCTGGAGAATTTTCTAATGAAGCCCAAGCCCTCGCTAATCCACCCCTCTGGGCTCACATCAAAGTCTGTATGCGCCCCTTACCCAACTCATTTTTTGATGGCTATGGCCTCTACCTTGAGCAAGCTTATAGCTCTGACACCAGCGCCCCCTATCGCCTGCGTTTGTTCCACATCAAACCCGTCGGTGATCACCTAGAACTGATCCACTACAAGCCCCAAGAAGCGGTCAAAAGTAAATATATCGGTGCGGCCCGCAATCCCGGGATGATGCAACAGTTTGCCATGGCAGATTTAGAACCCATGCCCGGCTGCGACATGATTGTCACCTGGAGCGGTACAAGCTTTAAGGGGACAGTCCAAGAGGGCAAAGGCTGCCGCGTGGTGCGCTATAACAAAGAAAGTTATCTCGACAACAGCTTTGAAATTACTGACAATGCCCTGATTAGTATTGACCGGGGTCGTGATCCTGTCACTGACCAAATTCTTTGGGGTTCCCTCGCTGGGGCCTTTGAATTTGAAAAAATCAATAATTTTTCTGGGGAAGTCCAACCCCACTAA